The following coding sequences lie in one Mustelus asterias chromosome 8, sMusAst1.hap1.1, whole genome shotgun sequence genomic window:
- the LOC144496905 gene encoding interferon-induced very large GTPase 1-like has product MNKDTEGESNKICGTMRETGCNENTEEDKDSDGAQTETFDSNETRKDAEDKEEQSEKNMNNGNEREDFKEGKPSCNTTASVNAENKGMDGNKENIEGQGNDQLELEDKVSDATQAETVNSNETKEDSEDKIKQSEMNNWDNRNRSENVIEDAFSKESTDLESDVVSIKGEENLSESQKDVKSDPFLRESELKECSCKPLADNLSNLGSRGEKSTVEVETPAQTDTSPPLSSISAKRCTEPVCVQDFLMELGFKTESAKLSLSDVLNVSAETLQNKVPSSPQDIPAYFLWNLMMFNSKSRNFKYSLAQKESGKQETEDLDLLGLDEPPADSYHPLDIITAIFLNANAFLQQEVMLKMSLCQFALPLLLPDGNKGCTFLLWAMRSIVKKWRPFSLRESKGFKETNMVIECMPTFSFIRLGPCSISKSKILNEIISNSEQQHNFFVHSNMECGNLPRKISNGLVELCWYLPSGSEDLDLFREPMAILNLRGDGTAFDRQVQFMAKTSSALFVFINNLDSEISGILNSFVETVTNLFIIVSSKDITEETKSHIKALISSSAVKRNQILTVGRKNDAEFAQLLRSTLKEIVENSSPGAFGLSTVQSQTNGKRLEEMAAIAREIGVKVDEDDEQSSESQRKSKEILHSIGTKGIENFKKMRMTFQDDTWQKLSKLEKESCRLKKRGQMSVNEYLNKLDENRSELRNERRKKSVTADMKAFITALTDKSGDERKHFLHWMKFGLDFSSRETLSALREAYKVLYEKSQEESADQKKPTTATLKQLKELDREISASSLGLEHFMREIGLIYEALIDQKNRNEEEECIVQQLPSTAADLMLDGFPLELIDGDVSNIPLQWVTAVLKEVEHRIGRKTRVFVLTVLGVQSTGKSTLLNTMFGLQFAVSSGRCTRGAFMQLIKITEDLQKEVDCGYIMVIDTEGLKAPELSNIDDSYEHDNELATLVIGLSDVTLVNMAMENSTEMKDVLQIAVHAFIRMKDVGKRPVCYFVHQNVSDVSAHDQNMRGRKHLLEQLDTMTRAAAKMEKQDWRFTKFSDVLDYDAKKNNWNIPGLWHGNPPMAAVSTGYSQKVFELKRMLFKCLTSHQNKHKYSTISEFTEWTKSLWKAVKYENFIFSFRNSLVAEAYKELSIKYTDLEWELRKEIHCFVETVENRIYNAKDDPENVALSLKRERVSFLEEKKQKALQELEDYFATSNNANLVEKYRSDFFSSIDSVVKERAMYADMKSDEAVQRWRDMQKLDDIKASYQNRIEKQVNELLQKCRQEKRGMDNAKLWEEFQAMWEVTLATLKHGPRKKINIVSDMETSLIQNMPAHNQAINEKLAQKSYFQVEMQVFQVTKNHIVRKPGNDDTKQPTRFQKLVRYFHQEKSNDMNRAEEWANWCLQECEEFVEKLAHRNQDYDPTYFRELLKIVNQKIQEHSDNEFTFNENFKVDYSLYICSLATVRFEEMQDSFRKKTDPLELLKHEKENYYKSFKNIYHEKDQTKQRAELFCKSCMEPALLNAVNKKLGPEIVEYLRYHGKGGKFKFRKNFQVALMLHLKEENKFENYHRYIKRTIPYEQKWLSKQVTKCCATIDGEKPLLCSLALNILKRFISLIKETIKHITSQTNETTVPNVIWMFKEKLGSDFQIPGGQLAAITLGASNINLGHFTQEIASFICEVEDRLVQHINGWGSDIETKIKTLPMDPSSELYTMLSGCGASCPFCGVLCDCTNPTHSEHSAEYHRSQGLTGYHFSTSRKLVAENCTTLVASDTKFRNEDTKKEFWPYKDYRNLGVKYSCWNITADTTIETAAFWKWVFYKYNEQFAQKYTVIPANPIASWNLSWDKIKEDIENIYNIKADEFY; this is encoded by the exons ATGAATAAAGACACTGAAGGAGAATCAAATAAAATCTGTGGCACAATGAGAGAAACTGGTTGCAACGAAAACACAGAGGAAG ACAAAGATTCTGATGGAGCACAAACTGAGACTTTTGATAGCAATGAAACCAGGAAAGATGCTGAAGACAAGGAAGAACAATCAGAAAAGAACATGAATAATGGAAATGAGAGAGAGGATTTCAAAGAAG GCAAACCGTCATGCAACACTACAGCCTCAGTGAATGCTGAAAACAAAGGGATGGAcggaaacaaagaaaatattgaGGGACAAGGAAATGATCAGCTAGAACTGGAAG ACAAAGTTTCCGATGCAACGCAAGCTGAGACTGTCAATAGCAATGAAACCAAGGAGGATTCTGAAGACAAAATCAAGCAATCAGAAATGAATAACTGGGATAACAGGAATAGGAGTGAAAATGTCATAGAGG ATGCATTTTCGAAGGAGTCTACTGATCTGGAGTCTGACGTTGTCAGCATTAAAGGGGAGGAAAACCTGTCTGAGTCCCAAAAAGATGTCAAATCAGACCCTTTTCTCAGAGAATCAGAGCTCAAGGAATGTTCATGTAAGCCCTTGGCAGATAATTTGTCCAACCTTGGATCCAGGGGTGAAAAATCAACTGTGGAAGTGGAAACTCCAGCGCAAACAGATACTTCACCTCCTCTAAGCAGCATTTCTGCCAAAAGGTGCACTGAGCCAGTCTGTGTTCAAGACTTTCTAATGGAGTTGGGGTTCAAAACAGAGAGTGCGAAGCTGTCACTGAGCGATGTGCTCAACGTAAGTGCAGAAACACTTCAAAATAAGGTGCCAAGTTCACCTCAAGATATTCCAGCGTATTTTCTCTGGAATTTGATGATGTTCAATTCAAAATCAAGAAATTTCAAATATTCATTAGCTCAGAAAGAATCAGGGAAACAAGAAACAGAAGACTTGGACTTACTTGGACTGGATGAGCCACCTGCTGACTCATACCATCCCTTGGATATCATCACGGCTATTTTTCTGAATGCAAACGCATTCCTACAGCAGGAGGTGATGCTGAAGATGTCCCTGTGTCAGTTCGCTTTGCCACTTTTACTTCCTGATGGCAACAAGGGCTGCACCTTCTTACTGTGGGCTATGCGTTCCATTGTGAAGAAGTGGCGTCCATTCTCACTCCGAGAAAGTAAGGGGTTTAAAGAGACAAACATGGTGATCGAGTGCATGCCAACGTTTTCCTTCATTCGACTCGGACCCTGTTCCATCTCCAAATCTAAGATTCTAAATGAAATCATCAGCAATTCCGAACAACAGCACAATTTCTTTGTCCATTCCAATATGGAGTGTGGGAACTTACCTCGCAAGATTTCCAATGGCCTCGTTGAGCTGTGCTGGTACCTACCCAGTGGGAGTGAGGATTTGGATCTGTTTCGAGAACCAATGGCTATATTAAACCTTCGAGGTGATGGTACAGCATTCGACAGACAGGTTCAATTTATGGCAAAGACCTCTTCAGCTCTTTTTGTGTTCATCAATAACCTAGACAGTGAGATCAGTGGTATCCTTAATTCCTTTGTTGAGACTGTAACCAATCTATTCATAATTGTATCGAGTAAGGACATTACTGAAGAAACAAAAAGCCACATAAAGGCCTTAATTTCTTCATCAGCTGTGAAAAGGAATCAAATTTTAACTGTAGGTAGGAAGAAtgatgcagagtttgcacagttGCTGCGGTCCACATTGAAAGAAATAGTTGAAAACAGCAGTCCAGGAGCTTTTGGACTCTCAACTGTTCAATCCCAAACCAATGGAAAGAGACTAGAGGAAATGGCAGCAATTGCAAGGGAAATCGGGGTTAAAGTGGATGAGGATGATGAGCAAAGTTCAGAAAGTCAAAGGAAATCAAAAGAAATCCTTCATTCCATTGGCACCAAGGGAATTGAGAACTTCAAGAAGATGAGGATGACTTTTCAAGATGATACCTGGCAAAAACTTTCCAAACTAGAAAAGGAGAGCTGTCGCCTGAAGAAACGAGGGCAAATGTCTGTAAATGAGTATCTTAACAAGCTGGACGAGAACCGAAGTGAACTTCGCAATGAACGGCGCAAGAAAAGTGTAACGGCTGATATGAAAGCATTCATTACAGCCCTGACAGACAAGTCAGGGGACGAGAGGAAACATTTCCTGCACTGGATGAAATTCGGATTGGATTTCAGTTCCAGAGAAACACTCTCTGCTTTACGAGAAGCATACAAAGTCCTATATGAGAAATCTCAAGAAGAGTCTGCAGACCAGAAAAAACCCACAACAGCAACTTTGAAACAACTGAAAGAATTGGATAGGGAAATAAGCGCAAGCTCCCTTGGATTGGAGCATTTCATGCGAGAAATTGGACTAATCTATGAAGCATTGATCGACCAGAAAAATCGGAACGAGGAAGAAGAATGCATTGTCCAACAGCTACCCAGCACTGCTGCTGATCTGATGTTGGACGGGTTCCCTCTGGAGCTTATCGATGGAGATGTTTCCAACATACCTTTACAATGGGTCACTGCTGTACTGAAGGAAGTTGAACACAGGATTGGCAGAAAGACCCGTGTATTTGTACTGACGGTTTTAGGCGTGCAAAGTACAGGCAAATCCACACTTCTGAACACCATGTTCGGTTTGCAATTTGCTGTGAGCAGTGGCCGGTGCACCCGTGGGGCCTTCATGCAGCTCATCAAGATTACAGAAGATCTGCAGAAGGAGGTGGACTGTGGGTACATCATGGTGATTGACACCGAGGGATTGAAAGCACCGGAACTCTCAAATATCGATGACAGCTACGAACATGACAACGAGCTCGCTACCCTGGTGATTGGACTAAGTGATGTAACATTGGTAAATATGGCCATGGAAAACTCTACTGAGATGAAAGATGTGCTGCAGATAGCAGTCCATGCATTTATACGAATGAAAGACGTGGGAAAAAGGCCAGTTTGTTACTTTGTCCACCAAAATGTGAGCGATGTGTCTGCACATGACCAGAATATGAGAGGCCGCAAACATCTTCTGGAACAACTGGATACGATGACACGAGCAGCGGCTAAAATGGAAAAACAAGACTGGCGCTTCACCAAGTTCTCTGATGTGTTAGATTATGATGCAAAGAAGAATAACTGGAACATCCCAGGCTTGTGGCATGGGAATCCACCCATGGCAGCAGTCAGTACCGGTTACAGTCAGAAAGTGTTTGAGCTGAAAAGAATGCTTTTCAAATGTTTAACAAGCCACCAAAACAAACATAAATATTCAAccatctctgaatttactgaGTGGACTAAATCTCTTTGGAAAGCAGTGAAATATGaaaatttcattttcagtttccgGAACAGTCTTGTAGCTGAAGCTTACAAAGAACTTTCTATCAAGTACACCGACCTGGAATGGGAGCTGCGGAAAGAGATACATTGCTTTGTGGAAACAGTAGAGAACAGAATTTATAATGCCAAAGATGATCCAGAAAATGTAGCTCTAAGTTTGAAAAGAGAACGGGTTTCATTTCtggaagaaaagaaacaaaaagcTCTCCAAGAACTGGAAGATTATTTTGCCACCAGCAATAATGCGAACCTTGTTGAAAAATACCGGTCTGATTTTTTTTCCAGCATTGACTCAGTGGTCAAGGAACGTGCTATGTATGCAGACATGAAAAGTGATGAGGCAGTCCAGAGATGGAGAGATATGCAGAAATTAGATGATATTAAGGCCAGTTATCAGAATCGGATTGAAAAGCAGGTTAATGAACTTCTGCAAAAGTGCAGACAAGAGAAAAGGGGCATGGACAATGCTAAGCTTTGGGAAGAATTTCAGGCGATGTGGGAAGTGACACTTGCAACATTAAAACATGGGCCACGTAAAAAAATTAACATTGTGAGTGACATGGAAACCAGTCTGATACAGAACATGCCAGCACACAATCAAGCAATCAATGAGAAACTTGCTCAGAAaagttatttccaagtggaaatgCAAGTATTCCAAGTTACTAAAAATCACATTGTCAGGAAGCCAGGTAATGATGACACGAAACAGCCTACCCGTTTCCAAAAACTTGTCCGCTATTTTCACCAGGAAAAGTCCAATGACATGAATCGAGCAGAGGAGTGGGCAAACTGGTGTTTGCAAGAATGTGAGGAGTTTGTGGAAAAGCTTGCACACAGAAACCAGGACTATGATCCCACCTACTTCAGAGAACTTTTAAAAATAGTGAATCAGAAAATTCAAGAACACAGCGATAACGAATTCACATTCAATGAAAATTTCAAAGTCGACTACAGCCTCTACATTTGCTCCTTGGCCACAGTGAGATTTGAGGAGATGCAGGACAGCTTCAGGAAGAAAACCGATCCACTGGAGCTCCTGAAACATGAGAAGGAAAATTACTATAAAAGCTTTAAGAATATCTACCATGAGAAGGACCAAACCAAACAAAGGGCAGAGCTCTTCTGTAAATCCTGTATGGAACCAGCTTTGCTGAATGCAGTTAACAAGAAGCTGGGACCAGAGATTGTGGAGTACTTGAGGTATCACGGCAAAGGCGGAAAATTCAAATTTCGAAAGAACTTCCAAGTGGCTCTTATGTTGCATTTGAAAGAAGAGAACAAATTTGAAAATTATCACCGGTACATCAAACGGACAATACCGTATGAGCAGAAGTGGCTGAGTAAGCAAGTCACAAAGTGTTGTGCTACTATAGACGGTGAAAAGCCCCTGTTGTGCTCTCTTGCACTGAACATTCTGAAAAGATTTATCAGTCTGATCAAGGAAACTATCAAGCACATAACCTCCCAGACTAATGAGACTACAGTGCCCAATGTTATTTGGATGtttaaagaaaaacttggatcTGACTTTCAGATACCAGGAGGCCAATTGGCAGCCATTACCTTAGGAGCTTCAAATATTAACCTTGGGCATTTTACCCAAGAAATCGCCAGTTTTATCTGTGAAGTAGAAGATCGCCTTGTGCAACATATTAATGGTTGGGGAAGTGATATTGAGACAAAGATTAAAACATTGCCCATGGACCCATCCAGTGAGCTGTACACAATGTTATCTGGTTGTGGCGCAAGTTGCCCCTTCTGTGGTGTTCTGTGTGACTGCACAAACCCAACACACTCAGAGCATAGTGCTGAATATCACCGCTCTCAGGGCCTCACTGGGTACCACTTCAGCACAAGCAGGAAACTAGTAGCAGAGAATTGTACCACACTCGTTGCAAGTGATACCAAGTTCCGAAACGAAGACACAAAGAAAGAATTTTGGCCCTACAAGGACTACAGAAATCTTGGCGTGAAGTACAGTTGTTGGAACATCACTGCCGATACTACCATTGAGACCGCCGCCTTCTGGAAGTGGGTCTTTTACAAATACAATGAACAGTTCGCTCAGAAATACACTGTGATCCCAGCAAATCCTATCGCTAGTTGGAATTTATCCTGGGATAAGATTAAGGAAGACATTGAAAATATATACAACATCAAGGCCGATGAATTTTATTAG